ttattagttgtagtattttatgtttgatttttgtagtaaaaatatgaaacaataatatattaaataaaatacatttttgaaatataatataaaataatttaatttagtcaCATACAAACATTTCgagaatcaaaatttttaaacaaaaaaattaataaaatttgtattaatgcatataaaactataatttaaaattaaactattaatatgcTGTTGCacttttaaacaaataaacaaaatattaaattaatatatgatttgtacaattaaatcaaaaccaaatttcaacaaatattacattttcagaataatattatatacataaaaattgataataaatttatatctttgtaacttatttatattttaaatattattttaaaaacataaatatatatccGCACGGACGTGCGGGTTCAGAtctaagtatatatattaacatttcCATGGAATCATTTAGAACAAGTCTCTTCCTAtttaggattaaaaaaaaacttggagTTTGACCCGACCCGTATCTACCCTATCCATACTAATAATCTTGAAGCAAGAGTCGTAGTCACACTTTAGTTTCTCGactcttctttccaactccgtGTCTCCCACGCGCTCTAATGGCGACGGCATCTCCTCCTCCTACGGCGAATCTCTGGGTCGTCTTAACGGAATCGAAGCGGATAATAAACGCCCACTCGCGCCACTTCCTCGCTCTCTCCGTCCTCTTCCTTCTCCCCCTCTGCTTCTCCGTCACCGTCTTCCCCTCCGTCTCCCGCCTCATCATCGACCAATCCTCCTCTTCCCACAACAGCGTCTCTCTCCTCCGCGGCTCACTCCCCGACGGCGTCGTCGACCCCAAgaccctcctcctcctcctgttcGCTTACATCGTCGTCGTCACCGTCTTCAACCTCCTAGCCATCGGATCAATCGCGTACAGCGTCTACCAAGGCTTCTACGGCCGACCGGTGAAACTCATCTCCGCCGTCAGATCGAGCTTCGCCTCCTTCCTCCCTCTTCTCGCTACTCTAATCTCTTCCCATCTCATCGTATTCGCCGTTTTCTTGATTCTAGGGTTCGCAGCTTTCTTGTTAGCTCGTTTAGTCGGGCTCGATTACGCTTCGCCCGATCTCTCCACCGTTGTGATGTTCATCTCACTCGCGATCGTAGTCAAACTCTATGTGAAGTGGATCCTCGCCTGGGCCATCGTCGTTGTTGAGTCTTCCTGGGGGTTTACGCCGTTGAAGAGAAGCAAAAGCTTAATCAAAGGGATGGAGAGCGTTTCTCTCTCTATGATCCTCCTCTACGCCGTGGCTCAGTCGTGTTTCGTTTGGATCAGCATCGTCGCTGCTTCCGCTCAGATGGATGATGGCAAGTTGTGGACGAAAGCTTTCTTCGTGTTCCAGATCGTGGTCACCTCTGCGGTTCTAACGGTTTTGATGCTGTATAACGTGGCGGCGACCACGGTGATGTATATGTACTGTAAAGCTGTTCATGGGGAGCTTGCTTGGGAGATTGCGGAGGAGTTTGCAAGAGAGTATGTGAGTTTGCCGTTTGATGATGGTAAGGTTCCTCACTTGGTCTCTGTAGCTTACAACAATTTCTGATTAATGATGATGATCGTGGAGGTTTTAAAGGTCAGTGTTTGAAAAGTCTGGGGCTTTTTGTATGATAAAGCAAGTTTGTATATTGAATCTTGTTTAGTGTTTGACAGAATCGGACAGGCTTTGTGTTTGTTCTTGACAGTTCTTAGCTTTTGTAATGTGTATGAAGGGGATGATTGTTCTTTAATTTTGTGGCTATTTATGAGTGATTTGTGGTACAATCTACTTAATGTTATAAATGCACCAAACTGATTTGTCATAATCAGGATTTATACGGTACCATCTCCAATGAAAGATTCCATTTTTGTACaagcattgttttttttttggtaaacatgtTAAGAGTGTACAAGCATTGTTATTACAATAATAAACTTCATTGTTAATTACAATGATAAACTTCATCCACAATTTAACTAGTATCAGAATAGCCAAAATGTATACACGTAACTTTGCATTTCCTCATGTACAAAATCTTGAATCTTGCTTTTACATTACATTCTAAAGCTTAATTTAACACAAAAGATTCCAACATGGAAGAATATATACCTTCTGAAATTGTAATTTGCCTGAGTTTCCATCCATAGAAACTTGTGATAATTGAGTAACCGTGAAACAAAACAGGTTCATTAGCccccaaaatattaaaactcaaTAAATAACAAAGCTTATGAACACAAGACACATAATGAAACTCATAAATCATGTTAGTCAAGTACTGAATCAAATATGAATTTAGACAATCATTGGACCATCTTAGCTCAGCAGAGGACTACAAATGATTTCAAAACAACAGCTTCATGTTTGGCCAAACGATGCTAAATCTGAATTTCAATTTAGTTTTGGTTCACTTTTATTCaaatcatattttgattttgcctTCTTGGGCTGAATCATATTTGtgattcattattaatttataagaatatacgTATATTCATTCAACGTATAATAAACGTAAACGTATAATCAACTCACCATCAAATAATGGATAAATGTATTCATTCAACGTATAATAAACGTAGAACTGACCATCAAATAAATggataaatgtatatataaaagacaTTTTGTACTCAGATATTACAAACCATTACGATAAACATAAACGTATAATCAACTCAACCGTTTAAATCCATAAACAGTTTAGCTTTCTCGTACGCTTTATTCATATGATTCCTAAACCGGTTCACATCTAATCTAACATCTTGTTCTTTTAGATAAACTTTTTTAGTCACACCCCAATCCTTCCTGCTAAAAGCAATAGGATCTTTCAAAACCAAATCATCTCTACTATACTTCTCTACCAAACTACTTTCTTCCACATCAATAGAATACTCCATATACTCCAACTTCATTGCTTTAGCAGGCGATCCGTAACAATTAGCCACCCAACCTACTCCAACGGGAACAACCTGAACGAAAACCGAACCGGGTCTAAGAAACAACAAATGGGTTAATGCTGCACCATGAACCCCGACCATCCCATGACTCGACTTTATAAGTTCATACGCTTCTCTCATGCTCGTCGTTCCCGTTGGTCTAAATGTGATTACCTCGAACCCAACGTTTTCAAGCATCTCTTTGACCTTCTCCTCGTTTAATATCACCCTACCAATGTTGCCATATCGACTGATCAATATGAGACGAGGCTTTTGGATTTTGAAAGTGGGTATATTTGTGTTGAAGGCTTTGTCTAGAAGGTTGTGAAAGTCCTCTAATGATTTTGAATTGGGTAGTCGGGTCGAGTTTATTGCTTTAGGCCCATGTGAGATTAGACCCACGGTAGCTGAAGTGAAACAATGTGTAACAGACGCATTTTCATTCTCGAGTAATATGGGTTTGTGTTTGCTAAACGCACCTAAAACTTCCATGTATTTCGGCATCCACCATTCCCTAGGATTAGCTACCACGAGGATGACATCGCGGTCGGGGTAGATCACATTGGCCGTGATGAAAAGCGGAATGAAACCATCCATGAAATCGTGATAGATGTTTCCGGTGTAACCTCCAGCGCTGAAAACAATAGCCGGCGAATCATGTGTTATGTCACATGATCTGGTTAGGCCCATTGGACCTGAGGTCAGTGTTAGTTCTTGAATTTTGGACATGATCCAGTTATCTGCCTTTCTTGGGTATGGTCTGATCTTCTCAACAATCGGTGCTGATGCGGCAAAAGTGGGGTCCATGAGAGTGATGGTTTGGTTTCTGATGTCGAGATGACATAAGCCGTTGATTGAACAGAGATCGTAGTTAGTGTCGGATCGATCACATATGATTGTTGATGAAGTCGTATCTTGTGGAGGCTTGTCGATTTTTATTGATTCCCATGTTTGTTGAAACATGCCTGCATTAcgaaacatttttaaaatcaattatcGTATAATAGCtgaaatttgtatttaaaaattgaCATATCGACggttcaaatttatttttggcTAGCACTGCATGGAATAAAAGAGACATTTTATGCTATCAATCATATAGTACCCATTTTATTGATGTTATAAAGTCTGATTTAGCATTTAGATTTAAATCAAATAACCTATTTGTGAgttaatataacaaaataaagttACACTTTTTCTCCTTTATTAACAACGTAaactattattataattattttctacaatctttttttttttgaagatcaCAGAATCTTAAAGAAGAAGTGGTTTGATGATATTTTACATACCTTGAGACAAACTTAGCGAAGGAATCAACTTAAGGTCGGACACGGTGGAGAATAGAGCAACAAGATACAAAGCCATAACGATGACCAAGGCAACTGCTGCCACAGAATAGCTTCTCTCTGTCGTTTTCATAACCATGATTCTTTGCAAGGAGAAATATATGTATAGAAATTCGATTGAAGCTTAATATATATAGCCTTTAGCTTTAGGTGTCCTTTAATGGAgcataaaacaagaaaaacattGTATGAAGATTCAGAAAATGCAGACGAGAAAATACATATGTAGGGAAGGCATTCTCTAACAACCACCTTTATTTTAGTGTCAGCCGCTACGTGACTAAcaatttaattagtaaaacctttaacaaaaataaacaattttattaattaatatatacataagttttaaataataaaatgatgattgcATGGGAAGATTGTAATAGAACATATCTCTAGTTAATTATGTATCTAAATGTAGTGTTCGGTTAGTCGCTTACATGTTTTCTTCATTTGTTGTTTTgataatcataaaaaaaaaaaacttggacaGATATTGAAATCAATACTACCAAACTTAATAAAGACATAATttgtttcaagtatttaaatttattttttactcgataTGTTTGTTTTAATCTTCTACGCAAGATGAGAAAGTTGAttgttcattcaaaaaaaaaaagttgaatgaTGTTATATTTATGGAGGCTCCGTAATATAAAGGGGAATTGCCACTAATACCACTTtcctaataccacttttcaactttacacttttcaaatttaccttTAAAATTTTAGTGGGTAAAGTACCATTATACCCTTATTTAATCAAACATAAACATAAGTCTTCTCCCACAAGAAATTCTTTGTTTTTGAGGGACTGGGagactggtggagctggagTTTTGGATTTAGATTTTCGTGGATCACAATTGTTAATAAAGCAAGTGGCTGATGAAACTGGTTGTATGACTTATCCTTTAATTAATTGGTTTGGAAGGGACGTGTATTATGGATCTACAAAggctttattttcttgttttttaaacacaaaattCATCAAATGATTACACAAAAGGAAAAAGGGGGATGTACGTGGGATTTAGTTATGAAAGATCATCGTACATGGACACGATTTCTTGTAATGGATACAGTTATCGTGAGtaaggtttttaaaaatttattaaaaaataatataaggacttggatatgaaaatattgagttggaATTGTAGAGGAATGGGGAGCAATTATACAATTAGTTATCTGAGGGATATATGGCATAAACATAAACCGGCGTTTCTTTTCTTATCAGAAACAAAACAACAGTTTGATTTTGTTcagaattttcaatttcattttGGGTATAAACACCTACATACGGTGGATCCTATTGGGAGAAGTGGAGGACTGGCTCTTTATTATGATCACGATTCACCGGTGTCTATTATTTATTCAAGTAATAGAATAATAGATATTGAAACCACATATAAaggaaaaacaatttttatttcttttgtatatgGGGACCCCGTTCAGGGTCTTCGAGACCAcgtttgggaacgtcttactcgaattgggataaatagagtggACCCATGGTTTATTATTGGGGATCTAAATGAAATAAGAGGTAATCATGAGAAGGAAGGGGGGGTGTTACGACACACGTCCACTTTTGTcgattttaataatatgattgaCAATTGTGGTTTTTTGGAATTTCCTGCTGTGGGAAATACTATGTCATGGAGTGGGACGAGGAACAAACAAACGGTAAAATGTAGATTAGACCGGGCTTTAGGGAACGTGGAATGGCACACCCTATTCCCGTCCGCATTTGTCGAGTATTTGGGAATGGTAGGCTCGGATCATAGGCCTATTGTGACGAATTTAGATGAGAAACAAGTAAGAACGAGAAGGCAATTTCGgtttgataagagatggattGGTATGGATGGTCTTATGGATTCCATTTCGAGAGGTTGGTCTACAGGAAGGCCAAGTCATAATTCGAGAGTGGTAGATAGAATTATCAACTGTAGACATGAAATTTCGGTTtggaggaaaaataatccaccATATAGGAAGGAAAAGATTAATTCTCTTCAGAAGGCTTTGGAGGACATTCAGTGTGATAATACCAAGACATATGAGGAGGTGCTAGAAGTTTCTAGGAAGTTAAAAGAAGCTTATAGGGATGAAGAATTATACTGGGAACAAAAAAGTCGAACGACTTGGCATGCAAAAGGGGATAGAAATACAAAATTCTATCACGCCCTAACTAAGCAGAGacgaatacaaaataaaattgtggGTTTGCACAATAGTGGTGGTAATTGGGTAACATCAGAATCTGAGGTAGAAGGTGTTGCGATAGATTACTTTAATGACTTGTTCACAACGACATCACCTTCGGGCTATGAAGATTTTCTAAGTGAGGTGCCTACTTTGATTACAGAGGATCAAAACAGGTCTCTGACCTCTTGGGCATCAGAGGAGGAAGTGAAATCAGCTTTATTCATGATGCATCCTGAAAAAGCTCCAGGACCGGATGGAATGACGGCTTTATTTTTCCAACAATCCTGGTCGATTATTAGATCAGATATCACAAATATGGTTAACGAATTTTTTAGGACTGGATATTTGGAGGAGAGGATGAATATGACCAATATTTGCCTCATCCCAAAGACAGTGCGACCAAGTAGAATGACGGAATTGAGGCCAATTAGTTTATGTAATGTGGGTTATAAGATTATTTCGAAGGTGCTTTGCCAACGGCTGAAGAGGCTACTACCACAATTGGTATCAGAAACACAATCCGCTTTTGTTTCTGGGAGACTGATCTCCGATAATATATTAATTGCTCAGGAGATGTTTCATGGATTAAGAACGAATAATTCATGTAAGGAGAAATTTTTGGCTATAAAAACagatatgagcaaagcatatgataggCTTGAATGGCCTTTTATTGAGGCGATGCTATTAAAGTTGGGTTTCGCACAAAGGTGGGTATCTCGGATAATGTCTTGTATTACGtcggtaaaatataaaattgtgaTTAATGGTCAACCAAAAGGACATATTATACCAAACCGAGGACTTCGTCAAGGTGATCCGTTATCAccttatttgtttattttgtgtACTGAGGCATTAATAGCAAATATACggaaaaaggaagaaaataaattattgacGGGGTTAAAAATCGCGCGTGGTAGTCCGGCAATCACACACTTAttatttgcggatgatagtctcTTTTTTTGCAAAGCTAATAGGCAAGAATGTGAGACTATCATACAGATTTTGAAAGACTATGAGAGAGCATCGGGGCAACAAATTAACTTTCAGAAGTCTTCCATTCAGTTTGGTCATAAGGTACCGGATGTAGCACGTTTAGAGGTGCAACAGGTTTTGGGCATTACTACAATTGGTGGTATGGGAACATACTTGGGGATTCCCGAAAGTCTTGGTGGCTCTAAAACACAAGTATTTGGTTATCTTAATGAAAGGGTCAATAATAAGGTTAATAATTGGACTATTCGATTCATTACgaaaggaggaaaggaagtttTAATTAAAGCAGTAGCATCCCCTATGCCAACTCATGTTATGTCCTGCTTTCGGTTACCAAAAACGGTTACGAAAAAAATTACCAGCACGGTTGCTCATTTTTGGTGGGCTGGTAGTGGTAATAAAAAAGGTATGCATTGGTTTGCATGGGATAAAATGTGCAAAGATAAACCGGACGGTGGTATTGGTTTTAgagatattcaaaattttaatacggCATTATTAGCAAAACAACTATGGAGGTTAATCGATAAACCTGATTCTCTTTTTGCAAGAGTTTTTAAAGGAAGATACTATAGAAAATCTGATCCTTTGGATCCAATCAGATCATATTCTCCCTCATATGGGTGGAGAAGTATTACatcagctagatctctggttaataAAGGGCTAATCAAAAGAGTGGGAACTGGTTCAAGCATTTCAGtctggaatgatccttggatccctgCTCCTCGCCCGAGGTCAGCAATACCAAAATGTTCGAATCAATATTTGAATCCATTACTTAAGGTGGAGGATTTAATAAATCCAGTCGATCTCTCTTGGAATCTGGATTTGCtcaaagtatatattcaccaggaCGATGTGGATATTATACGGAGTTTAGCTATTAGTCGTAACCCAAAACCAGATTCATATGGATGGCATTTTACGGACCATGGTCGatatacggttaaatcaggTTATCGTACGGATAAATTATTTCCGGATATGGGATCTCATTATAGAGTTTTGGGACCAGATATTAAGCCACTGTTGGCTCACTCTTGGAAGCTTCAATGTTCATCAAAGCTGAAACATTTTGTTTGGcagatactttcgggtagtCTACCGGTAACCAAGAATCTTCATTCACGAGGGATAAAATGTGATGTGAAATGTCAAATATGTGGTGCAGAGGAAGAATCTATTAATCATGTTCTGTTTGAGTGTCCATTAGCACTACAAACGTGGGCTTTATCTAATATTCCTTCATGCCCAGGTGTCTTTCCCACCCCGTCACTTTTCACAAATATGGACTATCTTTTCTGGCGGTTACCTAAGGAACCAGATTTGAATTATTTTCCATGGATAttgtggtatatttggaagaatAGAAACGCTAAAGTTTTTAAGAATCAGATAAAAACCCCTTTTGATATTCTTCGAATGGCGAAAATAGAAGGTGTTTTGTGGGCTGAAGCCCAGACAAAGGAACCTATAAACCGTGAATCTCTACATATTGCAGAGACCCATTTTCCATATGGAGTTAACAAGTGTTATATAGATGGAGCATGGAAGGAACATGATCTTTATACAGGGCAGGGATGGGTCTACAGAAAAGATGGATCAAATGATACTATGATGGGTGCAATGTCTATTCGCAGGAGTCTATCACCT
The nucleotide sequence above comes from Brassica napus cultivar Da-Ae chromosome A9, Da-Ae, whole genome shotgun sequence. Encoded proteins:
- the LOC111212821 gene encoding uncharacterized protein LOC111212821, encoding MATASPPPTANLWVVLTESKRIINAHSRHFLALSVLFLLPLCFSVTVFPSVSRLIIDQSSSSHNSVSLLRGSLPDGVVDPKTLLLLLFAYIVVVTVFNLLAIGSIAYSVYQGFYGRPVKLISAVRSSFASFLPLLATLISSHLIVFAVFLILGFAAFLLARLVGLDYASPDLSTVVMFISLAIVVKLYVKWILAWAIVVVESSWGFTPLKRSKSLIKGMESVSLSMILLYAVAQSCFVWISIVAASAQMDDGKLWTKAFFVFQIVVTSAVLTVLMLYNVAATTVMYMYCKAVHGELAWEIAEEFAREYVSLPFDDGKVPHLVSVAYNNF
- the LOC111212816 gene encoding xylan glycosyltransferase MUCI21-like; its protein translation is MVMKTTERSYSVAAVALVIVMALYLVALFSTVSDLKLIPSLSLSQGMFQQTWESIKIDKPPQDTTSSTIICDRSDTNYDLCSINGLCHLDIRNQTITLMDPTFAASAPIVEKIRPYPRKADNWIMSKIQELTLTSGPMGLTRSCDITHDSPAIVFSAGGYTGNIYHDFMDGFIPLFITANVIYPDRDVILVVANPREWWMPKYMEVLGAFSKHKPILLENENASVTHCFTSATVGLISHGPKAINSTRLPNSKSLEDFHNLLDKAFNTNIPTFKIQKPRLILISRYGNIGRVILNEEKVKEMLENVGFEVITFRPTGTTSMREAYELIKSSHGMVGVHGAALTHLLFLRPGSVFVQVVPVGVGWVANCYGSPAKAMKLEYMEYSIDVEESSLVEKYSRDDLVLKDPIAFSRKDWGVTKKVYLKEQDVRLDVNRFRNHMNKAYEKAKLFMDLNG
- the LOC111212819 gene encoding uncharacterized protein LOC111212819 encodes the protein MKILSWNCRGMGSNYTISYLRDIWHKHKPAFLFLSETKQQFDFVQNFQFHFGYKHLHTVDPIGRSGGLALYYDHDSPVSIIYSSNRIIDIETTYKGKTIFISFVYGDPVQGLRDHVWERLTRIGINRVDPWFIIGDLNEIRGNHEKEGGVLRHTSTFVDFNNMIDNCGFLEFPAVGNTMSWSGTRNKQTVKCRLDRALGNVEWHTLFPSAFVEYLGMVGSDHRPIVTNLDEKQVRTRRQFRFDKRWIGMDGLMDSISRGWSTGRPSHNSRVVDRIINCRHEISVWRKNNPPYRKEKINSLQKALEDIQCDNTKTYEEVLEVSRKLKEAYRDEELYWEQKSRTTWHAKGDRNTKFYHALTKQRRIQNKIVGLHNSGGNWVTSESEVEGVAIDYFNDLFTTTSPSGYEDFLSEVPTLITEDQNRSLTSWASEEEVKSALFMMHPEKAPGPDGMTALFFQQSWSIIRSDITNMVNEFFRTGYLEERMNMTNICLIPKTVRPSRMTELRPISLCNVGYKIISKVLCQRLKRLLPQLVSETQSAFVSGRLISDNILIAQEMFHGLRTNNSCKEKFLAIKTDMSKAYDRLEWPFIEAMLLKLGFAQRWVSRIMSCITSVKYKIVINGQPKGHIIPNRGLRQGDPLSPYLFILCTEALIANIRKKEENKLLTGLKIARGSPAITHLLFADDSLFFCKANRQECETIIQILKDYERASGQQINFQKSSIQFGHKVPDVARLEVQQVLGITTIGGMGTYLGIPESLGGSKTQVFGYLNERVNNKVNNWTIRFITKGGKEVLIKAVASPMPTHVMSCFRLPKTVTKKITSTVAHFWWAGSGNKKGMHWFAWDKMCKDKPDGGIGFRDIQNFNTALLAKQLWRLIDKPDSLFARVFKGRYYRKSDPLDPIRSYSPSYGWRSITSARSLVNKGLIKRVGTGSSISVWNDPWIPAPRPRSAIPKCSNQYLNPLLKVEDLINPVDLSWNLDLLKVYIHQDDVDIIRSLAISRNPKPDSYGWHFTDHGRYTVKSGYRTDKLFPDMGSHYRVLGPDIKPLLAHSWKLQCSSKLKHFVWQILSGSLPVTKNLHSRGIKCDVKCQICGAEEESINHVLFECPLALQTWALSNIPSCPGVFPTPSLFTNMDYLFWRLPKEPDLNYFPWILWYIWKNRNAKVFKNQIKTPFDILRMAKIEGVLWAEAQTKEPINRESLHIAETHFPYGVNKCYIDGAWKEHDLYTGQGWVYRKDGSNDTMMGAMSIRRSLSPLHAECEALIWAMECMKTLQISEVVFATDCSQLVKMVSTPTEWPAFTTHMEEFLRCKEFFLNFTIQHIPRAQNTLADKLARGARTSPSAMVYVDSVPPRWLSDQESS